TTTTTCACCGGCATTTTGAAAAGCGTCTAATAAATCTGCATAAATTTCTCCGCCGCCGACGAAATTCCAAAATTCCTCACCGACTAAAACTTCTCCTCTATCCAAGTCATATAAACCTCTTAATGTCCATCTATCGTAAGGTTCGGGATAATAAGGATTATATGGAATAGCCAAACGAGTGAATACCTCGATATTTTTATTTTGGCTCATTCTTAATGCTGTCCATCGCAGAAGTTTTAATTTCAGCGCAACAAATTCTTTTAGATTAGGCTTAGCACTGGTAATGTCAAAAAAATTTTCTAAGTTTTGGATTTTAACAAAGAGATCAACAATTGAGTCTGGGTCTTGCAATGGTTTTCCAGGCTTGATTGATTTTTTTATAATATTAATTTCATTCTGCTTATTAGCTTCAAGTTCATTTTTTCTTAGCTTATAATGTAATTTGCTTATTAAATCTTGGGTCGTTTCGTCTATTTCACCAAGTAATTTAT
This genomic window from candidate division WOR-3 bacterium contains:
- a CDS encoding TdeIII family type II restriction endonuclease; this translates as MMALKQLVKDKIITLLIDTVKEKLKKYEPETSYMPFHHRLLGKDRYAMFSFIQSMNTTFGMSIWEQVAVILAEGAGYQAERQYKLLGEIDETTQDLISKLHYKLRKNELEANKQNEINIIKKSIKPGKPLQDPDSIVDLFVKIQNLENFFDITSAKPNLKEFVALKLKLLRWTALRMSQNKNIEVFTRLAIPYNPYYPEPYDRWTLRGLYDLDRGEVLVGEEFWNFVGGGEIYADLLDAFQNAGEKLRKEIDKKFSELR